GCGTCACGTCCGCGTACTCCGGCCCGCTTCGTTCCCTATCGCTCACGCCAGGCCTCCTCGCGCCCCGTGCTCCGTCCGCTGGTGAAGGCTAACTTCACTCCGGGCCCCGCACGCCCCGCCCTTGCGCTAAAGCTCTCCGGACGACGTCTGCTCGCATGTCCCTCTCCCCCCTCGCCACCGCCCGGAAGGCCGCCCTCGACGCGATACAACCCGCGTCCCCTCTCCGCGTCCCCCTCCTCGACGCCCTCGGCCGCTTCCTCGCCCAGGATGTCGTCGCCTCGCGCTCCCTCCCCGGCTGCCCCGTCTCCGCCATGGATGGCTATGCCGTCCGCGCCGAGGACACCTCCGGCTCCAATCGCGACCGTCCCGCCCGCCTGCGCGTCGTCGACACCGTCTACGCCGGCCACCTGCCCTCGCGCTCCCTCCTGCCCGGCGAGGCCTCACGCATCTTCACCGGCGCTCCCCTCCCCGAGGGCTCCAACGCCATCGTCCGCCAGGAGGCCACCGTCGTCCCCGCCGAGGGGCTCGTCGACATCTGCGTCAGCGTCCCGCCCGGCAAGGACATCCGCCCCACCGGAGAGGACCTCCTCGCCGGCACGCCCCTGCTCCGCGCCGGTCAGCGCATCGATGCCTCCATGCTCGGCGTGCTCGCCTCCCTGGGCGACTCCCATGTCCTCGTGCGGCCCCTGCCTCGCGTCGCCGTGCTCGCCACCGGGGATGAGCTCGTGCCTCCCGGCTCCCCCGCCCTTCCCCACCAGGTGTACGAGAGCAACCTCATCCTCGTCGCCGCCCTGGCTCGCGAGGCCGGGGCCCTCGTCGTCGCCCAGGAGCGCGCCCGGGATGACGATGAGGTGTTGCGCTCGGCCCTGCGGCGGCTGGCCAGCGGCGCCGAGGTGCTCGTCACCACCGGCGGCGCCTCCGTGGGCGACAAGGACCGCGTGAAGGGTCTCCTCGCCGGCCTGGGCGCCTCGTTCCTCGTGGATGGGGTGGCCCTCAAGCCCGGCAAACCCGTGGCCGTCGCGAGACTCGGCACCACCACCGTCGTCGTGCTCCCCGGCAACCCCGGCGCCGCCACCGTCGCCTTCGACCAGTTCGCCCGGCCCCTCCTGCTGCGCTTCCAGGGCGTCTCCGAGGAGCGTCAACGCGTGCGCGCCCGGCTCGACGACGGGCGGCACAAGCAGGCCGGTTTCACCTACCTCATCAGCGGCACCCTGGAGACGCGCGAGGACGGCCAGGTGTGGGCCCGCATCCGCTCCCAGGGCGCCGGGCAGCACCTGCAGAACATCGGCGCCGAGGGCCATGCCGTCCTCCCCCCGGGCCGCGCCGACTTCGCCGAGGGGGATGAGGTGGACTTCGAGCGCTTCGACCGGCCCCGCTTCCTCCCCGTGGTGCTTTGATGCGTCCGCCCGCGCTCGCCGTGGTGGGCTGGTCCGGCTCCGGGAAGACGACGCTCCTCACCCGGCTCGTGCCCGAGCTGCGCCAGCGGGGCCTGCGCGTGGGCGTGGTGAAGCACTCGTCCGATGTGCATCCGCTGCACCGCGCGGGCAGTGACACCGCGCGCTACGCGGAGTCCGGCGCCGCCTTCGTCGCCTTCGCCAACCCGGCCGGCGTGCAGCTCTCCTTCCCCGAGCCTCCCGAGCAGGTGCTGGCCCTGCTCGAGCGCTTCGCCGGCACCGTGGACCTGGTGCTCGTCGAGGGGTGGAAGCACGGGCCGCTGCCCAAGCTGGAGGTCTGGCGCGAGGGATTGGGGCCACTGCTCGCGGCGGAGCGGCGGGACGTGCTCGCCGTGGTGGGCGAGGCCGTGGTGCCCGAGGGAATGACACGCTTCGGCCCGGAGGATGTGCAAGGCATTGCCACCTTCCTCCAGCAGTGCCTGAGCGACGGAGTGCTCTCGCGATGAGCGAAGACAGACACCCTGCCCCCCTGCCTCCCGGCGTCACCCGGCGGCCCGTGCGGCGCTACACCGCGGACGGCCGGCTCGCGCCCACGGAGACAGACACCGTGGCCCTGGAGGAGCCGCTCGACATCCGCATCAGCGGCGACACGGTGGCCGTCACCATGCGCACCCCGGGCGCGGACCGGTACCTCGTCACCGGCTTCCTCTTCGCCGAGGGCCTTATCCACTCGGCCGAGGACCTCGGAGGCCTCGCCCACTGCGGCAGGCCCGGCGAGGAAGGCTACGGCAACATCGTCGAGGTGACGCCCGCCCCCGGGCTCGTCATCGACCTGGAGCGCATGGGCGCCACGAAGCGCGGCACGTTGACCACCGCGGCCTGTGGCGTGTGCGGCCGGCGCAGCGTGGAGGATTTGATGGCCTCGTGCAGCCCCGTGCCTCCGGGCCCCGGGCTTCCCGCCTCCGTGCTCGCCCACGCCACCGAGCACCTGCGCTCCGTTCAGCCCAATTTCGCCCGCACCGGCGGAGTCCATGCCGCCGCCGCGCTCGATGAACGCGGCAGGGTGCTCGCCGCCTTCGAGGACGTGGGCCGCCACAACGCCGTGGACAAGGTGGTGGGCGCGCTGGTGCTCGAGCACGGGTTGCGCTCGGCGCGCGCCTCGCAACCGGCTGCCTCGCGCCCCACCGTGCTCGTGGTCAGCGGGCGCGTCAGCTTCGAGATCGTCCAGAAGGCCGCCGTGGCCCGGTGCCCCTTCGTGGCCAGCGTCTCCGCCGCCAGCTCCCTCGCCATCGACCTCGCCGAGCGCGCGGGCATCACGCTCGCCACCTTCGTGCGCAACGGGCGATTCAACGTGTACACCCACTCCGAGCGTCTTCGCGAAGGCTGAGCCTCGCGCCCCGCGTTGGAGTGGGGAGTGCTACTGGGACAGGTCGTCCAGCACGTCACGGAGCGTGGTCGCGTTCAGGGCGCGATCGAACCAACGGTCCAGCGTCTCCCCGTCCGTGCAGGAGCGGATGCGCTGCTGGACTGCTTCATCCGTGTGCACGCCTCGCGCGGTGAGAATCCGGAGCACCAACTCGGCGCGCTCTTGAAGCCGGCCTTGCGCCAGACCCTTCTCCAGGCCCTGCGCCAGACCCTTCTCCAGACCCTTCTGGACTCCCTGCTCGATCATCTCCTCGGCCCAGCTTGTCATCAGTTCCTCCGCTCGTTGCGCATCCAGGACCGAATGTAACACCCGCCTCGCTGCCGCACGGACGGCCACACCATCTCCCACCCACTGCAAGTAACGGATGACCACCACCAGATGCTCGGCACCTTCGGGGCCTGCCTGCACCTGCGCGAAGAGCGCCACCCAGTCCGGAAGCTTCCGCGCCAGTTCCTTCGTGCGTCCGTAGCGCAACACCAGCCACGCCAACCGGGCCAGCGGCGGGCCCGAGCGCGCTCGCAGCGCCTCCTCCCGCTCGGCCGTCAGGTCATCGAGCAGGTACTCGAAACGCGGCACCAGTGCGCGCCAGCGCTCCCGCGCCTCCTCTTCTTCCGGCAAATCGAAGAGCTCCTCCACCCGGCGTGGCGCCGTCCAGGCTCCCTCGGGCCCGTGGTACATGACGAGCGGGATGATGACCGGCAGCCGCGTGCTCTCCGGGTGCGCCTGTCTCCAGCGCTCCGCCTGCCGCACCACGTAACGCAGCATGCGCAGCGCCATCCACGAATCCACCGAGGACTGGTGCTCCAGCAGCACGTACAGCAGCAACGGGCGGCCCGAGCGCAAACGCGCCGTGAAGAGCAGATCGCTCTCCGTCTCGCGGAGTTCCGGGTCCACCACGCTCCCGGACTCCTGACGCAAGCTCGACCAGTCCACATCCGAGACGACGTGCGCTGGCAGCACGGCGCGCAGCTCGGCCGCGGCCCGCTCGGGGTGGCCGAAGGTGTAGCGGGCGAAGAGATCATGCGGTCCGGGCATCGTGGACGAAGCCCTACGCACGGAACGGGCCAGGAGCGCCTACAGGGCGCTGATGGGCCCCGCGTGTCCACCTCGCTCCCGACCGTCCCGAATGCGAGACATCGACCTGCTCCGCAGGCGCCCGGCTCACGCCGCCCGGACGCGCTTGGGCACCTCGACATGGTCCAGGTCCCGGACCGCCACCACATCCGGCACCAACGCCTGCGCCTCCTGGACGAACGGCGCCGTATCCTCGTAGCGCTGGGAGAAGTGCGTGAGCACGAGCCGCCGCGCCCCCGCCTCGTGCGCCAGCTCCGCCGCTTGACGCGCCGTCATGTGGAAGTGGCTGTGGGCCTCCTCCCGCTCGCTGTCGAGGTACGTCGACTCGCACACCAACAGATCCACGCCCCGCGCGAGCCGCCCGGCGTTCGCGCACGGCCGCGTGTCCATGATGAACGCGAAGGACTGCCCCTCCCGCTTCTCGCCCACGTCCTCCAGGCGCACGGTGCGGCCCCCCACCTCCACCACCCCGCGCCGCTGCAACTCCCCGACGCGAGGCCCCGACAACCCATGCTCCGCGAGCCGGCTGGGAATGAGCTGCACCCGCGCGGGCTCCTCCAGCCGGAAGCCGAACGTGTCCACCGAGTGCTCCAGCCGCGCCGCCGACAGCTCGAAGCCCTTCGTCTTCGCCACCACGCCGTCCTTCGCGATGGGCCGGGGCACGATGGTGGCCTTGTCCATGAAGACCGTGGCGTGCCGCAGCCGCTCGTAGAAGGCCTGCCCCGAGGCCGGGTAGTACACCTCGACGGGATGGGGCGCCGAGTCCAGCGACAGCCGTTGGATGATGCCCGGCAGCCCCAGCGCGTGGTCCCCATGGAAATGCGTGATGCAGATGCGCGTCACCTGCCGCGACGACAGCCCCGCGTACAGCATCTGCCGCTGCGTGCCCTCTCCTGGATCGAACAGGATTCCTTCCTCATCCCAGCGCAGGAAGTAGGCGTTGTGGTTGCGGTGGCGCGTCGGCACCTGACTCGCTGAACCCAGGACGATGAGCTCCCGACTGGACATACACGTGCCTCCCGCGACCCCGCGCGAATGATGGATGATGCACCCGGACCGGCGCTCCCGCTCATTCCTGACGGGAGGACGTCCCGACTTCACGCGGAAGGCCGGACCGGCCGAGCAGCGCACCCGGTCACGTCTGGCTTTCATGCACGATGGCCTCACGGGTACGTCATGCGTCCCGAACACCCGTGACGAGGATGGGTTCCCGCCGACTCCACGTGCGGGAGCGGCGCAAGGCAGGTGAATCACGCCGGGTAGGGCTGGAACTCCCACGAGAGCTCACGGCCCACGAAGTAGCAGGGGGACTCGTGGTCCGGCGAGGGCGGCTCGTTCCCGTTGGGGCCGTTGCGGTAGTCCACCCCCGGCGAGAGGTCGAGCCGCACGCTCCCATCGCCCTCCCACCCGATGTAGATGCCGTCGTAGATGACCTCGAAATCGTAATGGGGGGGCAGCCTCATGCGGAAGTGCTCGAGGTGCACGACGGACAGGTGCAGCAGGCCCCACCGCAGGGCCTTCTCCCGTGTCTCGATGTCGATGTGCACCTGGCGGAGGGGTTGTCCCCGCCGGGGCAGCACGAGCTCGATGCGATGGATGAGGCTGTCGTAGCAGTAACCGAAACGCTCCAGCAGCGACTGCGTCTCCCCAGGGGTCAGTGATGCGGCCATGCCACCTCCGGCTGCGCGGTCAGCCTCGCGCGAAGGCGTCGCCGACGATCTTCCGCGCCTCCTCCACGATGGACTCCAGGTGCTTCGCGTCCCGGAAGCTCTCCGCGTAGATCTTGTACACGTCCTCGGTGCCCGAGGGCCGCGCGGCGAACCAGCCGTTCTCCGTCACCACCTTGAGCCCGCCGATGTCCGCCTTGTTGCCGGGCGCCTTCGTGAGGCGCTGGAGGATGGGCTCGCCCGCGAGCGTGGTGGCGCGCACCGCCTCCGGCGACAGCTTCTTGAGCGCCGACTTCTGCGCCGCCGTGGCCGGCTGGTCGATGCGCGTGTAGAGCGGCGCGCCGAACTTCCGCGTCAGCTCCTGGTAGTGCACGCCCGGATCCTTGCCCGTGCGCGCCAGAATCTCCGTGGCCAGCAGGTCCAGGATGATGCCGTCCTTGTCGGTGGACCAGACGGTGCCGTCGCGGCGCAGGAACGAGGCGCCCGCGCTCTCCTCGCCGCCAAAGCCGAGCGAGCCGTCCAGCAGCCCGTCCACGAACCACTTGAAGCCCACGGGCACCTCGACCACGCGCAGGCCCAGGTCCTTGCCCACGCGGTCGATCATGCTGCTGCTCACCAGCGTCTTGCCCACGCCCGTGCCGGGCTTCCAGCCGGGACGGTTCCGGTAGAGGTAGCTGATGGCCACGGACAGGTAGTGGTTGGGATTCATCAGCCCCGCGCTGCGGGTGACGATGCCGTGCCGGTCCGAGTCCGTGTCGTTGCCGAAGGCGATGTCGTAGCGGTCCTTGAGCTCGACCAGGCCCGCCATGGCGTAGGGCGACGAGCAGTCCATGCGAATCTTGCCGTCGTGGTCCACGCGCATGAAGCGGAAGGTCGGGTCCACCGTCTTGTTCACCACCTGGATGGACAGGCCATAGCGCGCGGCGATGGGCTCCCAGTACGCGAGGTTCGAGCCCCCCAGCGGATCCGCGCCGATGGACAGCTTCGCCCCCCGCACCACCTCCAGGTCCACCACGTTGCCGAGGTCCTCGACATACGGGGTGATGAAGTCATACATCTTCACGGTGGAGGAGGTGCGGGCGCGCTCGTAGGGGATGCGCTGCACGCCGGTGTTGCCCGCGCCGAGCAGCTCATTGGCGCGCTTCTCCACCCACCCGGTGATGCCCGTGTCGGCGGGGCCACCGTTGGGCGGGTTGTACTTGATGCCACCGTCGTCGGGCGGGTTGTGCGAGGGCGTGATGACGATGCCATCGGCCAGCCCCTGCGTGCGCCCGCGGTTGTAGGTGAGGATCGCGTGCGAGATGACCGGGGTGGGCGTGGCCTCGTCGGTGAAGCGCACCTGGACACCGTGGGCGGCGAGCACCTCGAGCGCCGAGCGCTGGGCCGGCTCGGACAGCGCATGCGTGTCCATGCCGAGGAAGAGCGGACCGTCGATGCCTTCCTTCTTGCGGTACTCACAGACGGCCTGCGTCACCGCGAGGATGTGCGCCTCGTTGAAGGCGCGGCGCGCGGCCGAGCCACGATGACCGGAGGTGCCGAAGGCCACGCGCTGCTCGGCCACGTTCACGTCCGGACGCTCCGAATAGTACTGGGAGCGCAGCGTCTCGGGGTTGATGAGGAGGGAGTCGGGAGGGAGCTTGCCAGCGAGAGGATGGGCCACGCGGCGAATCTAGCGCCACGTGGCCCGCGTCCCATGCACTTGTTTGTTCCGATGTTGCCTCGTTCACGCCACTCGCGCGGCGCGTTACGGGGTGGGAACCGGAGCGCCCGCGGGCGGCGGGGCGGGCTCGTTCACCCGCTCGCTGTCGCTCGGGAAGCTGTCCCCCTCGAAGCGCTGATCGTCCTCGAGGCCCGAGCCGCCCGTGCCCTCCGTGCCACTCTTCTCCCTGGCCTTCGCCTTGGCCTTCGTCTTCGCCTTGTCCTTGACCTTGATGTCCTGGTCCTTCGTCTGCGCGGCCCCCGTGTCCGTGGTGCCCGTGTCCGTGGTGCCCGTGCCCATGTCGTCCTGGAGGCCGGCGCCCCCCGCGCTCTCGGGAACGGCGATGTCATCCTGGATGACCTCGTCCTGGGAGATGTCGCCGGCGCCACCCGTCCCCGGGTTCTCCGGGTTCATCGTGCCCGAGCCGCCGTAGTCCTCCGGAATGGTGGCGCCCGTATCCGGGATGGGTGCTTCGAAATCATCGGCGCCCACGTCACCGGCTCCTCCCGTGCCTCCGGGAGGCGTCGTGGTGGTACCTCCCTGGTCCGTGGCTGGCGGCGGGGTGGTCTCCTCCGTGGTGGAGGGATCCGCGGGCGGCATCTCCGCCGCCTTGTCCGACTTGCACGCGGTGCCCAACGCCATGGCGCCCGCGATGAGGCCCGCCAGGATGAACTTGCTCCGGGTCATGGTTGTGTCTCCCCTTCGAGAAAGCCGCTGTTGGCCGGGAACGTGGGGAGCCCCGGGCCTTCCGGCAGGCAGCGCCTTCCTGACCGGCTGCTCATCGGGGCGGCGCGTCAAAACCCTTGCCGCACGCCCACTGTCGCTTCGATGAACCCGGGAGCCGCCCGCGAGATGGTTGGCTTCTCAACACTGGGCCGCCGTCGAGGCGCGCTCCGTCCGAAACCGCGCCTTTCCCGGGAAGCCTCCTATACTGGGCGCCGGTAGGGGGTTCTCCAACACATGAACAGTCGCAAACGCGTCCTCGGGATGATTCTCGCGGGGGGTCAGGGCACGCGCCTGGCGCCCTTGACGTCCAGGCGCTCCAAGCCCGCCGTCCCATTCGGCTCCAAGTTCCGCATCATCGACTTCGCCCTCAGCAACTTCCTCAACTCGGGCGTCTACGCCACCTACGTGTTGACGCAGTTCAAGGCCCAGTCGCTCACCGAGCACATCCAGCGCGGCTGGCGCTTCGGCTCGGGCCTGCTGGCCGACTACTTCATCACGCTCGCCCCGGCGCAGATGTACCTCTACGAGGAGCTGGGCAACGTCTGGTAC
The sequence above is drawn from the Archangium gephyra genome and encodes:
- the glp gene encoding gephyrin-like molybdotransferase Glp, yielding MSLSPLATARKAALDAIQPASPLRVPLLDALGRFLAQDVVASRSLPGCPVSAMDGYAVRAEDTSGSNRDRPARLRVVDTVYAGHLPSRSLLPGEASRIFTGAPLPEGSNAIVRQEATVVPAEGLVDICVSVPPGKDIRPTGEDLLAGTPLLRAGQRIDASMLGVLASLGDSHVLVRPLPRVAVLATGDELVPPGSPALPHQVYESNLILVAALAREAGALVVAQERARDDDEVLRSALRRLASGAEVLVTTGGASVGDKDRVKGLLAGLGASFLVDGVALKPGKPVAVARLGTTTVVVLPGNPGAATVAFDQFARPLLLRFQGVSEERQRVRARLDDGRHKQAGFTYLISGTLETREDGQVWARIRSQGAGQHLQNIGAEGHAVLPPGRADFAEGDEVDFERFDRPRFLPVVL
- the mobB gene encoding molybdopterin-guanine dinucleotide biosynthesis protein B; its protein translation is MRPPALAVVGWSGSGKTTLLTRLVPELRQRGLRVGVVKHSSDVHPLHRAGSDTARYAESGAAFVAFANPAGVQLSFPEPPEQVLALLERFAGTVDLVLVEGWKHGPLPKLEVWREGLGPLLAAERRDVLAVVGEAVVPEGMTRFGPEDVQGIATFLQQCLSDGVLSR
- the fdhD gene encoding formate dehydrogenase accessory sulfurtransferase FdhD; this encodes MSEDRHPAPLPPGVTRRPVRRYTADGRLAPTETDTVALEEPLDIRISGDTVAVTMRTPGADRYLVTGFLFAEGLIHSAEDLGGLAHCGRPGEEGYGNIVEVTPAPGLVIDLERMGATKRGTLTTAACGVCGRRSVEDLMASCSPVPPGPGLPASVLAHATEHLRSVQPNFARTGGVHAAAALDERGRVLAAFEDVGRHNAVDKVVGALVLEHGLRSARASQPAASRPTVLVVSGRVSFEIVQKAAVARCPFVASVSAASSLAIDLAERAGITLATFVRNGRFNVYTHSERLREG
- a CDS encoding Rpn family recombination-promoting nuclease/putative transposase, whose translation is MPGPHDLFARYTFGHPERAAAELRAVLPAHVVSDVDWSSLRQESGSVVDPELRETESDLLFTARLRSGRPLLLYVLLEHQSSVDSWMALRMLRYVVRQAERWRQAHPESTRLPVIIPLVMYHGPEGAWTAPRRVEELFDLPEEEEARERWRALVPRFEYLLDDLTAEREEALRARSGPPLARLAWLVLRYGRTKELARKLPDWVALFAQVQAGPEGAEHLVVVIRYLQWVGDGVAVRAAARRVLHSVLDAQRAEELMTSWAEEMIEQGVQKGLEKGLAQGLEKGLAQGRLQERAELVLRILTARGVHTDEAVQQRIRSCTDGETLDRWFDRALNATTLRDVLDDLSQ
- a CDS encoding ribonuclease Z produces the protein MSSRELIVLGSASQVPTRHRNHNAYFLRWDEEGILFDPGEGTQRQMLYAGLSSRQVTRICITHFHGDHALGLPGIIQRLSLDSAPHPVEVYYPASGQAFYERLRHATVFMDKATIVPRPIAKDGVVAKTKGFELSAARLEHSVDTFGFRLEEPARVQLIPSRLAEHGLSGPRVGELQRRGVVEVGGRTVRLEDVGEKREGQSFAFIMDTRPCANAGRLARGVDLLVCESTYLDSEREEAHSHFHMTARQAAELAHEAGARRLVLTHFSQRYEDTAPFVQEAQALVPDVVAVRDLDHVEVPKRVRAA
- the pgm gene encoding phosphoglucomutase (alpha-D-glucose-1,6-bisphosphate-dependent); the encoded protein is MAHPLAGKLPPDSLLINPETLRSQYYSERPDVNVAEQRVAFGTSGHRGSAARRAFNEAHILAVTQAVCEYRKKEGIDGPLFLGMDTHALSEPAQRSALEVLAAHGVQVRFTDEATPTPVISHAILTYNRGRTQGLADGIVITPSHNPPDDGGIKYNPPNGGPADTGITGWVEKRANELLGAGNTGVQRIPYERARTSSTVKMYDFITPYVEDLGNVVDLEVVRGAKLSIGADPLGGSNLAYWEPIAARYGLSIQVVNKTVDPTFRFMRVDHDGKIRMDCSSPYAMAGLVELKDRYDIAFGNDTDSDRHGIVTRSAGLMNPNHYLSVAISYLYRNRPGWKPGTGVGKTLVSSSMIDRVGKDLGLRVVEVPVGFKWFVDGLLDGSLGFGGEESAGASFLRRDGTVWSTDKDGIILDLLATEILARTGKDPGVHYQELTRKFGAPLYTRIDQPATAAQKSALKKLSPEAVRATTLAGEPILQRLTKAPGNKADIGGLKVVTENGWFAARPSGTEDVYKIYAESFRDAKHLESIVEEARKIVGDAFARG